CAAGTTTATGTTTATCAACTtgatcctaaaaaaaaaaaatacttaagaAAGTGGAAACTTGGGATAAAGTTGGGAAATGTACCTTCATCTTATCTATCCTAGCCTTAAAATACTGTTCACGACAAGCGGCTATTTTCAGCATatcttgaaattgttgttgtagcctgcaaaagaaattaaattcttatttttcaaaaatttgcaaGAAGACGTGTATGCGTGAATACTTCATTTTCTCAGCAACTACATCTTCAACCGTTACATGTCCTGCTTCCTGTGCAGCTTTTCTTCGATTCTCCCATAGTTTGATGGTGTATTTGAGAGCATCCACTTCATCTGCTTTGCTTTGAAGAGCATTTTCTTTATCTTGAACTTCTTTATGTAAagccaatattttaaaattgtaatcAGAGTTTAATTCTTTAAGGGTAAGAAAATCATGAGTGAGTTGTTCCTTCTCTTCATTCAGGTCAGATATAATATtctatcaaaaacaaaaattatttcatcctCTTTAATGTAATAGTCTTAATATCACAGTTAAATATACTAGTCTTTGTTATTTGATAACTACCTTTAGTTTGACAACTTTTTGTTGAGTAGGAAGAGTATTGATGTAAGACTTTGCTAcagataattcaattttagTTTGGCTTAATTCCCTTTGCCCATTCTCACACAATATTTGCAATGATTCTATCTGTTGGTCCTTTTTCAGTATTTCCTTCTGAGCATTCACAAGTGTCAGAAAACAGTGGTTATGAAAGACATTTTGTTTCTGTGCTTGTAGCCTACCTCCAAAAAGTGTAGTCGCCTGTCAAAAGTGGTTGGAAGAAGTTCCCGTGAATCTCGTGGCATCTTGATTCAAATGCTAATTTCCTCtgctttcaaaataattactaaGACTGAAAAttgctagaaaaaaaaagacaaacaacaGCAGATtacgaaatttgaaaattaataacATTACAACAGTTCAGTCTACCGCCATGGCCAGTAGCACCTACcgtatcaaatcaaatcaaaaaacaGTTCAGTCTACCTAGAATCGAAGGCCAACCGGTTTCACTTTCATATCGTTGAATATTGATACAGTGGGTACTGTACGCGTATCAAGCTGTCAGAAGCTGTCACTAGGTGTCAaaatatttcagtgtgtttTTAGGGATTGAACTATTCAGCCCTGGTAATTCTGGAAggaagaagaggggggggAGGGGTCATTAAATTCTAGAGACGACAGTCAGTTTTTCTTCAAGACACTGTCCGAGAAGGTTACCTTAGCTATTGGCTTATGCCGGGGCCGTGTCTCTCCtcacatttttcttcaatgatAATtcctgttgttttttcttcatcaaggttaatgaatttaaattgtgTGTGTTCCGTGTAATTAATTTACGGGTTACATGTTTAAAACTTTGTTTCTGACAGTAAttgagttttaatttttctatcaACAGTCTGGTGTGAACTTCTTCATCGCACTACGTGCACGTGTTCGCTGCCTCGTCATGAAGAGGGTCTCTACTATTTTGCAAgacaaaaaagatgaaaagaggAAATTTGAAGGAAATTAAGTACTTTTAAGCTAAATCGAGAAGGCAATCAAGTACCATTTTTAGCATTTTGTTCTTGATATTGAAGACAAATGACATCTTATTTCGGTCTTCAGTGTAAGACAGCTTTTGTGAGAAGTGTTTTGTTAGTTGGTAATTAAACAACCAATAGGGTTagaatttttcttgaatttaagTCTACATAAGTGTGCTACATATGCTTGTGTTTGCTTAGAATTAACTAAGGTTGTACATTGAACTCTTGATATAGATTTGACAAGTACTTTCTGCTTCTAAATAAGATCTTGTGAAAAAAGTCAGTTTGTGAAGAATGAGAGATTTTTATCATGTAGAACATtcccttgtttttcttctaatatgtgaaaatattattggtttattaatttctgtttgttttgtaGGTTTCCTTGTTCAGTTTATGAGCTGTTTATGGTGTTTTCTGGTGTTCAGTTGAGAGATTCCCTCTGAGATGGATAATCAACGGAAACCATAATCAACTGCTGAGCCTTTTCTCATACCATTGTCATTTTGGACGTGGAGAATGAAGACACTGTCAGAGTACACTGTGGAGTAGCTTGGCTGGTGATAATGGTAATAATATGGTAACAATTCCTGCCTTTATTCCTTAAggttattaaatttaaatattttgtgtgGTCAACTTACAGGGACCATGGCATGTAACTTATATTTGCAAGATTAATTGCTAAtggtaatttttctttaatctaATGGTTTAATTTCTAATGGTTCttcaatgattatttctcaGCTCATGAGGTCTGCTGTTCATTTTCTccaaaatgtcgtctcttgGTTCATGTTGCATGTTTCGCCACATTCAGTACTTAAGATTAGTAAGAGCAATAATGTTGATTAACTTTGAAATCTGAAATTGTTTCTACAttagaattttattatttgtttctgaaattaagttttaattttattaacagATGGAGTCTGAAAGCTTCTTTATTGCTTTACGTGTACGTGGTCATTGCCGTTTAATGAAGGTCTAAGAGGGTCTCTACTACATTGAAAGACAATATAGTGATGGAAATAGGAAATCTACATGAAATAGTAATAATGTAAGTACTCATGAGACAAATCAAGGGTTAGCATTttgctttaattttttcaaagtatgtGTGCTACCTATGCTTATTTTCAGTTAAGAATTTACTGAAGTAAAACTTCAGTTCTTGATTCAAATGACATGGCAACTACTAGGGCAATCCTACTTA
Above is a genomic segment from Daphnia pulicaria isolate SC F1-1A chromosome 8, SC_F0-13Bv2, whole genome shotgun sequence containing:
- the LOC124311266 gene encoding interaptin-like isoform X3 codes for the protein MPRDSRELLPTTFDRRLHFLEKEILKKDQQIESLQILCENGQRELSQTKIELSVAKSYINTLPTQQKVVKLKNIISDLNEEKEQLTHDFLTLKELNSDYNFKILALHKEVQDKENALQSKADEVDALKYTIKLWENRRKAAQEAGHVTVEDVVAEKMKLQQQFQDMLKIAACREQYFKARIDKMKDQVDKHKLAFDSQKEKCTSLHSAVILKLENESEKNRLEIKRLTEAKERLEEAVSSLNCKLAEHNACEIIRKKTDECVKICIAGISKCQKCVKRLIDFINKAISKQFLDPSLLFSTGDDCFEFESEDGESLNKLAEKRMSEINALDKLCQVQ
- the LOC124311266 gene encoding interaptin-like isoform X2; the protein is MPRDSRELLPTTFDRRLHFLEKEILKKDQQIESLQILCENGQRELSQTKIELSVAKSYINTLPTQQKVVKLKNIISDLNEEKEQLTHDFLTLKELNSDYNFKILALHKEVQDKENALQSKADEVDALKYTIKLWENRRKAAQEAGHVTVEDVVAEKMKLQQQFQDMLKIAACREQYFKARIDKMKDQVDKHKLAFDSQKEKCTSLHSAVILKLENESEKNRLEIKRLTEAKERLEEAVSSLNCKLAEHNACEIIRKKTDECVKICIAGISKCQKCVKRLIDFINKAISKQFLDPSLLFSTGDDCFEFESEDGESLNKLAEKRMSEINALDKLPVPGPVTISNPVKR
- the LOC124311266 gene encoding interaptin-like isoform X1 gives rise to the protein MPRDSRELLPTTFDRRLHFLEKEILKKDQQIESLQILCENGQRELSQTKIELSVAKSYINTLPTQQKVVKLKNIISDLNEEKEQLTHDFLTLKELNSDYNFKILALHKEVQDKENALQSKADEVDALKYTIKLWENRRKAAQEAGHVTVEDVVAEKMKLQQQFQDMLKIAACREQYFKARIDKMKDQVDKHKLAFDSQKEKCTSLHSAVILKLENESEKNRLEIKRLTEAKERLEEAVSSLNCKLAEHNACEIIRKKTDECVKICIAGISKCQKCVKRLIDFINKAISKQFLDPSLLFSTGDDCFEFESEDGESLNKLAEKRMSEINALDKLVGNCQKTITDIYVSNLSNSVESQCQVQ